From Alienimonas californiensis, a single genomic window includes:
- a CDS encoding aldose epimerase family protein — MISRPLLAAALFAAAVPAAPAQPVTSEPADAFRVYTLDSGSGVTVKVTNYGARILSIECPDREGNRVNVALGHGPELSDWIDAVQSGQNPYFGAVVGRYGNRIAGGEFELDGETYELPKNNGPNSLHGGNVGFDRVRWETLVPGTGTMEAASAFDGLTVGNTVVFQYTAADGEQGYPGALTATVAYTLDGDTLTVRYHATTTKATPVNLTQHTYFNLKGEGAGDVLGHELTLNADRFTPVEETLIPTGELAAVKGTPFDFTAGKPIGEEIAADDEQLTIGGGYDHNFVLNRGDAGEDELTLAARVHEPLTGRVLEVKTTEPGVQVYTGNFLDGSIVGTSGRPYEHRGAFCLETQHYPDSPNQPEFPSTILKPGETLKSTTTFRFTTDAAE, encoded by the coding sequence ATGATCTCCCGTCCGCTCCTCGCCGCCGCCCTGTTCGCGGCGGCCGTCCCCGCAGCGCCCGCTCAACCTGTGACCTCCGAACCTGCCGACGCCTTCCGCGTCTACACGCTGGACAGCGGCTCCGGGGTGACGGTGAAGGTCACGAACTACGGCGCCCGCATCCTCTCGATCGAGTGCCCGGACCGGGAGGGGAACCGGGTGAACGTGGCGCTCGGCCACGGGCCGGAGCTGTCCGACTGGATCGACGCCGTGCAGAGCGGGCAGAACCCGTACTTCGGGGCCGTCGTCGGCCGCTACGGCAACCGCATCGCCGGCGGCGAGTTCGAACTCGACGGCGAGACCTACGAACTGCCGAAGAACAACGGCCCGAACAGCCTGCACGGCGGCAACGTCGGCTTCGACCGCGTGCGGTGGGAAACGCTCGTCCCGGGGACGGGGACGATGGAGGCGGCGTCGGCGTTCGACGGCCTGACGGTCGGGAACACAGTGGTCTTTCAATACACCGCCGCCGACGGGGAGCAGGGTTACCCCGGCGCCCTCACCGCCACCGTCGCCTACACCTTAGACGGCGACACGCTGACGGTCCGCTACCACGCGACGACCACCAAGGCCACGCCGGTGAACCTCACCCAACACACCTATTTCAACCTCAAAGGCGAAGGCGCCGGCGACGTGCTGGGGCACGAACTGACGCTCAACGCGGATCGCTTCACCCCCGTCGAAGAGACCCTCATCCCCACCGGCGAGTTGGCCGCGGTGAAGGGCACGCCCTTCGACTTCACCGCCGGCAAGCCGATCGGCGAAGAAATCGCCGCCGACGACGAGCAACTCACGATCGGCGGCGGCTACGACCACAACTTCGTACTGAACCGCGGCGACGCCGGCGAGGACGAACTGACGCTCGCCGCCCGGGTTCACGAACCGCTGACCGGCCGGGTGTTGGAGGTGAAGACCACCGAACCGGGCGTGCAGGTTTACACCGGCAACTTCCTCGACGGTTCGATCGTCGGGACCAGCGGCCGGCCGTACGAACACCGCGGGGCCTTCTGTCTGGAGACGCAGCACTACCCCGACAGCCCCAACCAGCCGGAGTTTCCCTCCACGATCCTGAAGCCCGGCGAGACGCTGAAGTCCACCACGACCTTCCGCTTCACCACCGACGCCGCGGAGTGA
- a CDS encoding arylsulfatase has translation MQRPRLWLVAVTALWSAPAAPAGAGDAAERPNLVVILVDDMGFSDVGCYGSEIATPHIDALAANGLRFTEFYNSGRCCPTRASLLTGLHPHQTGIGHMTAPPGQPLGIEGPYQGYLNDECVTIPEVLRPAGYRTLMTGKWHLGVDRRECWPLQRGFDRYYGGLSGAFNYFEPGGDRGLTEGNDPVATGPDFYATDAFTDRAIDFLQETGETDGDRPFFLYLAYNAPHWPLNPKVEDFERYRGRYKDGWAAVRAGRLAKQQELGLFEGEFDPAPLVGPEWESLTDKQRDDLDARMAAYAGCLAAIDENVGSLVAHLERTGELENTLILFLSDNGACQEGGRLGSGTEATIRNPPLRTTDGPRLGLAWANACNTPFRLYKHFVHEGGACTPLIAHWPAAIAADRRGGFVRELAYLPDVMATAVDLAGATYPANAPPHAGASLTPLLTGEPGPIHDEPLFWEHEGNAAVRDGDWKLVREYGQPWELYDLAVDRTEMHDLAAAEPDRVADLAARWEKWATATGVAFPERFNMYQFLNQQRDR, from the coding sequence ATGCAACGTCCCCGTTTGTGGCTCGTGGCCGTCACGGCCCTGTGGTCGGCCCCGGCGGCCCCGGCGGGGGCGGGAGACGCCGCGGAACGGCCGAACCTCGTCGTGATCCTCGTGGACGACATGGGGTTCTCGGACGTCGGCTGCTACGGCTCGGAGATCGCCACGCCGCACATCGATGCCCTCGCCGCGAACGGGCTGCGGTTCACGGAGTTCTACAACAGCGGCCGGTGCTGCCCGACGCGGGCCAGCCTGCTGACCGGCCTGCACCCGCATCAGACCGGCATCGGCCACATGACGGCCCCGCCCGGCCAGCCGCTGGGCATCGAGGGACCGTATCAGGGCTATCTGAACGACGAATGCGTCACGATCCCCGAGGTCCTGCGGCCCGCTGGGTATCGCACGCTGATGACCGGCAAGTGGCATCTGGGCGTGGACCGCCGCGAGTGCTGGCCGCTGCAACGCGGCTTCGACCGCTACTACGGCGGGCTCAGCGGGGCCTTCAACTACTTCGAGCCCGGCGGCGACCGCGGGCTGACCGAGGGGAACGACCCCGTCGCCACCGGCCCGGACTTCTACGCCACCGACGCCTTCACCGACCGGGCGATCGACTTCCTGCAGGAGACGGGGGAAACCGACGGCGACCGGCCGTTCTTTCTGTACCTCGCCTACAACGCCCCCCACTGGCCGCTGAACCCCAAGGTCGAGGACTTCGAACGCTACCGCGGCCGCTACAAAGACGGCTGGGCCGCGGTGCGGGCCGGGCGGTTGGCGAAGCAGCAGGAACTGGGGCTGTTCGAAGGCGAGTTCGACCCGGCCCCGCTGGTCGGCCCGGAGTGGGAGAGCCTGACGGACAAACAGCGCGACGACCTCGACGCCCGCATGGCCGCCTACGCCGGCTGCCTCGCGGCGATCGACGAGAACGTCGGCTCGTTGGTCGCCCATCTGGAGCGGACCGGCGAATTGGAGAACACGCTGATCCTGTTTCTCTCCGACAACGGCGCCTGTCAGGAGGGCGGACGCTTGGGCAGCGGGACGGAGGCGACGATCCGCAATCCGCCGCTGCGGACCACGGACGGACCCCGACTGGGGCTGGCCTGGGCGAACGCCTGCAACACGCCCTTTCGCCTCTACAAGCACTTCGTCCATGAGGGCGGCGCCTGCACCCCGCTGATCGCCCACTGGCCCGCGGCGATCGCCGCCGACCGCCGCGGCGGCTTCGTACGGGAACTGGCCTACCTGCCGGACGTGATGGCGACGGCGGTCGATCTGGCCGGGGCGACCTATCCCGCGAACGCCCCACCGCACGCCGGGGCCTCACTGACGCCCCTCCTGACCGGCGAGCCCGGCCCGATTCACGACGAACCGCTCTTCTGGGAGCACGAGGGCAACGCCGCGGTGCGGGACGGCGATTGGAAACTGGTCCGCGAGTACGGCCAGCCGTGGGAGCTGTACGATCTGGCGGTCGATCGCACGGAAATGCACGACCTCGCCGCCGCCGAGCCGGACCGCGTTGCCGACCTCGCCGCCCGCTGGGAGAAGTGGGCGACGGCGACCGGCGTGGCCTTCCCGGAACGATTCAACATGTACCAGTTCCTGAACCAACAGCGGGACCGGTAG